A single genomic interval of Vibrio gallicus harbors:
- a CDS encoding insulinase family protein — protein MHTSPNDNNLYRSVTLDNQLQVILVQDPQATRSAASLAVRVGHFDDPSDREGLAHFLEHMLFLGTSKYPNTSDFQTFISQHGGSNNAWTGTEHTNYFFEVAPQYFEPALDRFSQFFIAPLFNEEALDKERQAVNSEYQMKLNDDARRFYQVQKETVNPEHPFSKFSVGNEQTLADRESGSIRDEIIAFHSTHYSADLMSLVLVGPQALDQQQQYAEQLFADIPNKALQDKSVDIELLSDKQQQQWIELEPEKEVRKLSLSFSFPNTQAFYKTKPLSYLAHLIGYEGPGSLTLYLKNRNWITSLAAGGGVSGSNFREFSIGCLLTADGLEHTEEIVEAIFSYIKLVQQQGIEQWRYQEKGAVLESAFRFQESIKPMDLASYLSINLQNFPAHDVIYGDYQMSDFDVELINQFASKLDVSNLRVWITAKGRHYDRTAKWYYTPYSTKAFTDTQIARWDNPQSIDEFQLPPRNPFISYDLDPKPLTAEQPLPELIEQLPGFRLWHLQEPVFRVPKGSLYIAIDSPCSVTDAKSIVTLRLCVELFMETMSRLSYQAEIAGMSYNMYAHQGGITLTLNGFSDKQPQLLRMILEKFADRHFDAERFEIIKAQMLRKLGNASKDRPLSQLFNQMSGLLQPNNPPAPELLEALQQVTIDELPAFVKQFLSKLYVEMFVYGDWTRTAAKNVANELKDALRVENQQYKESLRPLIMLGDSGTFQKAIDCKQSDSAVAIYYQGIDSEPSSIATFTLANHLMSSAFFNQIRTKQQLGYMVGTGNMPLNRYPGIVLYVQSPVAPPSVLTQAIDEFLNAFYMVLLELTEAQWQSSKQGLINQIDAPDTNMRAKGQRLWVSIGNKDLDFNNKSQVVSELQQLTRADMIRFVVEKLKPRTANRLIMHTQGEAHQQAPHLNLGQEIGSIREFQLRPKDIELG, from the coding sequence GTGCACACCAGTCCCAATGACAACAATCTCTATCGTTCTGTGACATTAGATAACCAATTACAGGTCATCTTAGTTCAAGACCCACAAGCCACCCGCAGCGCGGCTTCACTTGCGGTAAGAGTGGGCCACTTCGACGACCCTAGTGACCGAGAAGGGCTGGCACATTTTTTAGAACATATGCTGTTCTTGGGTACCTCGAAATACCCGAATACCAGCGACTTCCAAACATTTATTAGCCAACATGGCGGCAGCAATAATGCGTGGACTGGCACTGAGCATACCAATTACTTTTTTGAGGTTGCGCCTCAATATTTTGAGCCTGCACTGGACAGGTTTAGCCAGTTTTTTATTGCACCATTATTTAACGAAGAAGCATTGGATAAAGAGCGTCAAGCGGTAAACTCTGAATATCAGATGAAGCTCAATGACGACGCGCGACGTTTCTATCAAGTACAGAAAGAAACCGTTAATCCTGAGCACCCTTTCTCCAAATTCTCCGTCGGCAATGAGCAAACCCTTGCCGATAGAGAATCGGGTTCTATTCGTGATGAAATCATTGCCTTTCACAGTACCCACTATTCCGCGGATCTAATGTCCTTAGTACTGGTCGGCCCTCAAGCTTTAGACCAACAACAGCAGTATGCTGAGCAACTGTTTGCTGATATTCCAAATAAGGCATTACAAGATAAATCTGTCGACATTGAACTGCTGAGTGATAAACAGCAACAACAATGGATAGAGTTAGAGCCGGAAAAAGAGGTTCGAAAACTGAGCCTATCGTTCTCTTTTCCTAACACTCAAGCCTTCTATAAAACCAAGCCGCTCTCGTATTTGGCACACCTCATTGGCTATGAAGGCCCGGGTAGCTTAACCCTGTATCTAAAGAATCGTAACTGGATCACCTCACTTGCCGCAGGCGGTGGGGTAAGTGGTAGCAATTTCCGTGAATTTAGTATCGGTTGCTTGCTAACTGCTGACGGTTTAGAGCATACCGAAGAGATAGTTGAAGCGATATTTTCCTATATCAAACTGGTTCAACAACAAGGTATCGAGCAGTGGCGCTATCAAGAAAAAGGCGCAGTATTGGAATCGGCGTTCCGCTTTCAAGAATCGATAAAACCGATGGATCTTGCCAGTTACCTGTCTATTAATTTACAAAATTTTCCTGCGCACGATGTCATCTATGGTGATTATCAGATGAGTGATTTTGACGTTGAGCTTATTAATCAGTTCGCATCAAAGCTCGATGTGAGTAACCTACGTGTGTGGATAACGGCCAAGGGGCGACACTATGATCGCACTGCAAAATGGTACTATACCCCCTACTCCACTAAGGCATTTACCGATACCCAAATAGCGCGCTGGGACAACCCTCAATCCATAGATGAATTCCAATTACCGCCGCGTAATCCTTTTATTAGCTATGACTTAGACCCTAAGCCATTAACTGCAGAACAACCGCTACCCGAACTCATAGAACAACTGCCAGGTTTTAGATTGTGGCACCTACAAGAGCCGGTATTTCGCGTGCCGAAAGGCTCACTTTATATTGCTATCGACAGCCCTTGTTCAGTTACTGATGCTAAGAGCATTGTCACTCTGCGCCTATGTGTAGAGCTATTCATGGAAACCATGTCCAGGCTGTCATACCAAGCTGAAATTGCAGGTATGAGCTACAACATGTATGCGCACCAAGGCGGTATTACCCTGACCTTAAACGGATTTAGTGATAAACAGCCGCAATTATTACGCATGATATTAGAGAAATTTGCCGACCGCCATTTCGATGCCGAACGTTTTGAGATAATCAAAGCGCAGATGCTACGCAAGCTAGGTAATGCCAGCAAAGACCGCCCCCTATCGCAACTTTTTAATCAGATGTCAGGGCTATTGCAGCCAAATAACCCTCCAGCGCCAGAGCTACTTGAAGCCTTACAGCAGGTTACCATCGATGAGCTACCTGCCTTTGTGAAGCAATTTTTAAGTAAACTGTATGTAGAGATGTTTGTGTACGGTGATTGGACGCGAACGGCGGCAAAAAACGTAGCAAATGAGCTAAAAGACGCTTTAAGGGTTGAGAACCAGCAATATAAAGAGTCACTGCGCCCGCTGATCATGCTCGGTGATAGCGGTACCTTCCAAAAAGCGATAGATTGTAAGCAGAGCGATTCAGCTGTCGCTATCTACTATCAAGGCATAGATTCAGAGCCTAGCTCTATCGCGACCTTTACCTTAGCCAATCACTTAATGTCATCGGCATTTTTTAATCAAATTCGCACCAAGCAACAACTCGGCTATATGGTTGGAACCGGCAATATGCCCCTCAATCGCTATCCAGGGATCGTGCTATATGTACAATCTCCAGTTGCACCACCGAGTGTATTAACCCAAGCCATAGATGAATTCTTGAATGCTTTCTATATGGTGCTACTCGAGCTGACTGAAGCCCAGTGGCAGAGCAGCAAGCAAGGTCTGATTAATCAAATTGACGCCCCTGATACCAATATGCGCGCCAAAGGCCAGCGACTTTGGGTGTCTATTGGCAATAAAGACCTCGATTTTAATAACAAGTCACAGGTAGTCAGCGAATTGCAGCAGCTTACCCGTGCCGATATGATCCGTTTCGTGGTAGAAAAATTAAAACCTCGCACCGCTAACCGCCTCATAATGCACACCCAAGGAGAAGCCCACCAGCAAGCGCCACATCTCAATCTAGGACAAGAAATTGGATCTATACGAGAATTTCAACTTCGCCCCAAAGACATTGAGCTAGGTTAG
- a CDS encoding threonine/serine exporter family protein, with protein MDQKQSDIVEFGDTLHRSGCPPYKVERYTQLYAQQRQTEVMVQALPTSVNYQFPKDNNKVVMRRMAPASINLSLLSQTIERLHSCNTKSDNAPFRYSKWIMALANMSIPPAYLMLVGSTMEAVGCAAILGFLVWLCQLMLAGRRSIAVEFVSALLVGIGVAWLSSTGLPIPVYTLCIAAVILFVPGLSIANALECLAFNDLVSGSSLLGYSALTLLQLFIGIFIGIHIGENLWLATDSITYVNDIPLWMHITAVPLISIAIGVIFNAKPRDMLLGLPVAILGMWGPLYLDFGSGWIVGTWVTTMLITFYGTWVAKLMRLTGSIYILQGIIILVPGSRVLVSASQTVFEQSILPIPSIGLSALFMFSAIVAGQVTAYSLYPPKDE; from the coding sequence ATGGATCAGAAGCAGAGCGACATCGTTGAATTTGGTGATACGTTACATCGAAGTGGTTGCCCTCCATATAAGGTTGAGAGATATACCCAACTCTATGCTCAACAAAGACAGACTGAGGTAATGGTTCAAGCGCTACCTACCTCAGTCAACTATCAATTTCCTAAAGATAACAACAAGGTAGTTATGCGGCGTATGGCACCAGCGTCGATAAACCTTAGCCTATTATCACAAACCATTGAGCGCCTACACAGTTGTAATACCAAGTCGGATAATGCACCGTTTCGTTATTCAAAATGGATTATGGCACTTGCTAATATGTCTATCCCTCCGGCTTACTTGATGCTGGTCGGAAGTACAATGGAAGCGGTTGGGTGCGCTGCTATCCTTGGCTTTTTAGTATGGTTATGCCAATTAATGCTCGCAGGTAGACGCTCGATCGCGGTTGAGTTTGTGTCTGCCCTTTTAGTGGGTATCGGTGTGGCGTGGCTGAGCAGTACTGGATTGCCGATTCCGGTATACACGTTATGTATCGCCGCCGTGATTCTATTCGTCCCCGGACTCTCCATTGCCAATGCCCTTGAATGCCTTGCATTCAATGACTTAGTCTCTGGCAGTAGTTTATTGGGCTACAGCGCACTGACCCTACTACAACTGTTTATTGGTATCTTTATCGGCATCCATATTGGGGAAAACCTATGGCTTGCCACAGATTCAATCACCTACGTTAATGACATCCCTCTTTGGATGCATATCACCGCTGTTCCATTAATATCTATCGCAATTGGCGTCATTTTCAACGCAAAACCCCGAGACATGCTGCTAGGTTTACCGGTCGCAATTTTAGGTATGTGGGGGCCATTGTATCTCGATTTTGGAAGTGGTTGGATTGTAGGGACTTGGGTAACCACGATGTTGATTACCTTCTATGGGACTTGGGTTGCAAAGCTGATGCGCCTAACCGGTTCCATCTATATCTTACAAGGTATTATCATCCTAGTACCCGGCAGTCGTGTACTGGTCAGTGCCAGCCAAACCGTATTTGAGCAATCCATCTTGCCTATCCCTAGCATTGGATTATCTGCACTATTTATGTTCTCCGCCATAGTTGCAGGCCAGGTTACCGCATACTCGCTGTACCCACCTAAAGATGAATAG